The window AACCCAAAGCCTTAAAAGATCGCATACACTACCGCTCAAACTACAGAgagtttatttatcaatttgtttttgtttaagtatTCTTACTGGTTCAACCTTCAAAATTTGtggttgttataaaattatattaaaatcttatcTGATCTCGTATATTTTTGATGTTCCAGATACCTGTCAAATTTATAtcagaaataaaaatcaaatatttgctCAAAGTAAAAGATCTTGGAATCTAAAATATCCAAGCATTATGTTCAGAAATACTGAAACCAATAGTAACATTTTCAACAATGATGATAAAATGGATGTAATTATGGAAAATGAACCTGGCTTTCAATTTACTTCTAAAGAAATGAGAAAACTTAAACTTTGGAATAAAGGAGTGATTCCGTATTATATTGATACTGTCTCTTTTAGTggtaagtaatttatttctttgaaagaagataacaacaaaataaacaaatagtagGTCGAAagtacgtattttttattaacacaatCTTTATCAGATATACTGAATTTTTAAAAACTCAGGGTCTCTCAGGCGGGAAAGATTTCTTCATTAAAGTTATTTCTAATTCTAGAAGTGATGtgtgtaacataaataaaatcgttGTAGTGTTGCCTCCTTTGTTTTCTTGATCTCTTGCTATGAAAGTAAAGGCTGTCACTGGTATAATTTACAGCCTCCCTATAAGTGattttaaaaggttattttgTTACCAGATAAAATACTTCGAGACAAAATCCGTTCGTTTCTTAACAATGTGAATGCTATTACCCCGTTGAGCTTCGTAGAGTTGCCAACACCTCCAAAGAATTGGAATATATCTCGCTGGGTGTTCTTCGTCAACCGTGTAGGACAACTTGGCTGTGGTGATCATTCTAATAAGAATTTTACAACCAAAGGTGTGCAGGTAATTttcttattgatatttataattgattatATCAAAAGTTAAGAGCCATCAGAAAGTTTAGCAGGAAAAAAGCTTTGAGGGGCACTTTTTCTGAAACACTTATCTTCTGAGATTACTCAAAAAGCAAGATCTTACTAAAAGATAGACCGTTGTAACTAGAATTTGGGTAAAATATGATTATGTTTTTCTTCCTAAGCCCGTCTAAGACACAGCAGTGTGCTTACTAATTTCCCATACAAAACGTATTGCACTTTCGCACAACACTCCACGAGCAAAAATTAGGTTTAGAagagatttttattgttttttttttgaactTGTTGTGAAGTTTATTCCTAATAGTAACAAATCATGTTATGATGTCACTAGCGAGTAGTCCTCGGCTACGACTGTGTGAGCAATGGTGGAGAAATGGCTGAGGCAGTATTGGCGATAGCTGGTGTCACACCGCAACATAATGCTCCGAATCGTGACAAATTCATCCGAATCTTAGAAGACAATATATTACCAGGTAAAACATACCTACTTTAtctataattaaaacagaaaaaacaataaatattatttttctttcgtcATCCTCTATCCAAACAATTGCTTTTTAATATGTACTTGTGTTATGTttcagacaaaaaatatttatttgagaaaGTGAAAGACAATTAATGGCTATTTCATGACATTGCATATGATTTCGAGAGTGCTGGACATTTCCATCAACATAAATATTCAATGAATGGACAAGCTACTATTGAAACTAAGGTGCAGTATATTTATTACCTgtcttagaaataaatacaaatatgtagaTTTCACTATATAGTTGGTGTTAGcagtttttcattcatttatagCAATACTTTCGTGTTTTAACTATTATTCTTTTAAGAGTTTGCTGCCTTTTTATACCCGATCGCCGTAAATGATCATATGTCAGTACTTTACCACATGAAACTTATTTGGGCGTTTAAACTTACATATTTCTCTAATTACTATGATTTACAGAACAAAGTCCGTATAGACGAAAATACTAAATTCAGTCACAAAGACATTTGGAAGTTAAAAATGCTCTACAACTACATATCAAAGAAAGTAGAAGATAAAATGCCAGGTTGCagaaaacttttcaaattaGGACAAAAGCAGCTGAAGCGAGATAATTCTAGAATACAACCGCgtaaaaaaccaaataaatatcTAGGACTTAAAAGTGACAATAGTGAAAGAAATGATGAGAGTAATAATTCCGAAAATGATAATGAACTAAGTAAAGAAATGGATGACGAAAATAGTAAAGGAAGCattgaaaagataaatatttctgGTAATTCTAAAAGAAACCTAAATTTTAAAAGCGACAGTACATCAGAGGAAACAAAGGAAGAAAAAAAGTGTAATCTGAAAACCAGTAGATTCCGAGatcctttattatatttatctgatTATCAAACAGGAGAAGAATTTCAACAGAGAACGTTTAACAAACCTTATAAAAATTTTGGCGAGGTTGATATAAGAGCTAAAGGGAAACACGCAAATTCGTATATTGCTATTTAGAAGGCAATCACTTAAATTGTCATGAAAAAAATTTATTACGACTTCGGCTGGACTTAGCATAGGCTTTCTTCATAGAATAAAGGTGGCCCAGGAATTCCTTGTGGGAGGCCTATGATATTGGTATTTTAAAGTGAATAAGAGtcaataatcaaataatatgaacaaactagctgacccgcgcaacttcgcttgcgtcacataacagagaatgggtcagaattttccacgtttttgtaacacttttttactgttactctgttcctattggtcgtagcgtgatgatataaaatatgctttttttttcacgaaaaatattcttgaaattatttatatctcttaatataacgaagtcgcgctaaggcatatccgccattaaaacagttgccatgacaacggaattttgttaatttaatgtcattataatattgattattcgcgactactttcgccacctgaattttcccgggaaatgcgtcattttcccggggtaaaaagtagcctatgtcctttctcgggtatcaaagtatctccatatcaaatttcatgtaaattggttcagtagtttaggcgtgattgagtagcagacagacagacagacagacagacagacagacagacagagttactttcgcatttataatattagtatggatgaagTTTCTTATTTTTCCTGTAACCTGTTGCGTATTTTATAACCTAAAGTTATGTAAAATAGACGTTGCTTGCTATTGACAGTTTTGGTTATTTAAGAGAGATTAGAAAATCTgcatttaattttcaaacattttgcGTAACGATGTAGGTCCCGTGATTACACCATACATTTCAAACGATATCTAAACCTGAATGAAACgaaatataagtttatattatggaaataattatttaattatgagaTTGTGATGATTGCCTCTCGCGGTGAGCATACAACAAAAAATAGCGTAAATTTATATTGCACACTATTCTAAAATGTTCTAAAGGTAttctcaataaaattttgtcgGTCTTTCTAAACCATGACAATATTCTATAGtagtgttgtaaaaaaatatcataaaaattcTACGTCAccattaactattttattttatacgcaCCAAAAGCAATTTCTTATcgatattgaatttattttgtattagaaataaaacatgtacatattttttacacaaatatgtCTGCATATACGCTGACAAGATGTTTGAgtggatttttatttatattttcgatGTGCCCAAGGAGTAAGTATACCATTTTATAGTTGTTAATATATCCGTTGTACATGGTTTGAAAGGATATAATCTAATACATCCAACTTTTTACGGTTTCAGAAGCTACACTTGATTTAGTTCATAGCGACGCGGAGGAACACGCGGCCTATTTACCCATCCATATTCACCCTAGAGGCCTTAAATATTCTGTAAATGATAATCGCGATCCTGTAATAATGCTCGAGTCCGAAAGTAGCGAAGACAAGAAAAAGGATGACCGTGGTTTTGATTTAGATGCTAAcgaagtaaaaaaattaaaaatttggcGGGATGGCGTAATTCCGTATTATATCGACGCTGTTTCGTTCACTGGTAAGTGGAGAGATAAAAAATAGAATTCTTTAAATTGCGTACAAAGTTAACAcggtaaatatatttattatttgttaactaTCGACGGTAGACTATTATTGGTTGAGAACCCCACATCCGATCAGATCCAACATTGAACGGAATCGGAACTATTCGATGAATTCGCAAAAAGAGCGCAACAGTACCTCGATTATCTACTACTATCTACTACCGACGACTGAGACAAGAACTGACGCTGTAGAATTCCATTCGGCCTAGCAGTTGATGACCTTTAATTTTACCACGACAGTGTTATTTCTGCTTGCTAACTGTCATTGAAATACAATTTGTAACATTCAGACAAACCTATCCGAGACATGATTCGCTCGTTCCTGAACAACGTGAATGCCGCCACTTCTCTGAGCTTCACAGAGCTGCCTCGACCACCGACCAACTGGAGTGACACTCGTTGGGTGTTTTTCGTCAATCGCGCCGGTCTACTTGATTGTGCTGATCATTCTGTGTCAAACATGACGATGGAAGGTGTCCAGgtgacttttaaaataacttattaacgGCCAAACGGGTAAAGCAAAaatgaagatttatttttgcttaaaatcaataaattaatgttactGCACCTTTATTCTCTATTgttgtcgactaccgacaaccggctagctgtcgagctaagtactatttttgcaatacattttaaatgccatactctcgatacttgacagtacagactatacagaattgcgctactggtgACATCAACAGTAGCATTAATTATTTTCGTGTGCTCCTATAATACTTGAGTTTCATTAACTgcctacttatttttatttatttgagcaATAACTCCCAATGTCTTTTATTAAGTTGAGTTAACACATTATTTTGATGTCATCAGCGAATTGTCTTGGGATATCACTGTCTGACTATGGGTGCTGAACTAGCAGATGCGGTGTTGGCCATAGCTGGGGTACCGGCTCAACATAATGCTCCAAATCGAGACCAATTCATAAAAGTTAATCAAGAAAACATAATACCAggtagttatttttgtttatgcttTTATATCCTTATCAACAGCagtataaattcataaaaaaacggAACGCCAGCGGTGGTGGTGTCAACCACGACGCTACTGTAACGGTTGGCAGTTCAATTACCTatccaaacaaatatttgtattttattattttattctgagTGTAGcagattattaataaaaaaaaatactttcaagtAAATTCGTTCAAAGaagtaaaatatcaaagttattattaataattcattaatatcTATATGACTAAGTGAGCTTAACAATGTACAATAGTATATGTTCTTGTTTTTAGCTACAATAATGTTACGTGTTGTTTAAACATTGCAGAAAagaagtacttatttaaaaagttgaaaGACAATGAATGGCTATTTCACGGTATTGATTATGACTATAAGAGCGCTGGACATTTTCCCTCTCATAGGCATTCAATAAATGGACGGGCCACTATTGAAATTAAGGTAACTTAATTTAAAGGATAgacagaatatatttttcacatCAATAGCTTTGTTTTTAGTGCAACAtttactattaattaatttattttatctactatCAGAAGCCCAGCAAAAAACCAATATTGCTCGAGCCTAAAAAATTGTCTCATAAGGATGTTTTGAAGATAAATATGCTCTACAACTATCTGACGAGAGCTAATAGGCAGGGCAATGTACCGGGGTGCAGTAAACTGTTTAAGCTAGGAAAAGCCGTGGACGAGTCCCAAACGCTGAAGATACAAGCTCGTCCTAAACCAGGTAAGTATCTTGAAGGTAAAGGTGAAAAGGAGAATGACGGTTCCAAAGATGCTTCAGGTTCAGAAAAAGACTCGGATGGTGATGATGCCAAAAAAAGTTCTGGCGGTGGCGGTGATGATGATGGTTCAGGTGATGAAGGTGGAGGCTCtaaagatgatgatgatgatgaaaaaaGTTCTGGCCGTGATGATAAAGATAAAAGTTCTGTTGCTAATGATGGTAGTGGCGATGATGAAGACGAAGCGCTCAACGGACCTAACTCCGTGAATGATCCTTTGAATGACATGACTGACTATGACACAAGTAAAATGAAATAAGAGTACCttattgttgtattattaaacatttattatatcatCTATCACATTATAGgcatgtttgtatgtttcgtTTAACATAGCATGTTTCACATATTACTTCGCAACACCATTTGAATTGGCAGTTACAATTCTCAGTGTCTTTGACGGAGGTTTCTTTGTAACCTCTCCTGCAGCAGAGCTGATCACAACTGTCAGTTCCCGCTGAGCTGACATTGCACTGACGCCCTAATGTTCCCAAAGAACCAGTCTTCAAGTTAGGCGAGCAAAAATCCGGCGACTCTTCAGAATAGATGATGTCTTTCTTGCCAGGCTTTTTTATGCTAGGACTTTCTGGCATGAAGCTGTCGCCATCATTGCTGGCAATTACCTGATAGGAGAAGCAATTATTAAAACGATAAGATGTAACGGATGCACAAAACCAAAAACTGGCATTTCAGGTGATCTGATTTCGAAATTGTTAAAGATTTACAAAAGATAGTATGTATCTGTAGACTTACTTTTGCAGCGCCTTCAAATCTATCTCGTAGTTTATCCCCGACCTCTCTGAAGGTCGGCATTCTCCACCAACAAGTCCTTAAGGTACAGGAGCCTGACAGCCCATGGCACTTACATTCTATCTTCATATTGTTCTTGATTGCCTGAAAAAGAGGTTTATTAGAACT of the Anticarsia gemmatalis isolate Benzon Research Colony breed Stoneville strain chromosome 3, ilAntGemm2 primary, whole genome shotgun sequence genome contains:
- the LOC142987232 gene encoding zinc metalloproteinase nas-12-like, whose protein sequence is MSAYTLTRCLSGFLFIFSMCPRKATLDLVHSDAEEHAAYLPIHIHPRGLKYSVNDNRDPVIMLESESSEDKKKDDRGFDLDANEVKKLKIWRDGVIPYYIDAVSFTDKPIRDMIRSFLNNVNAATSLSFTELPRPPTNWSDTRWVFFVNRAGLLDCADHSVSNMTMEGVQRIVLGYHCLTMGAELADAVLAIAGVPAQHNAPNRDQFIKVNQENIIPEKKYLFKKLKDNEWLFHGIDYDYKSAGHFPSHRHSINGRATIEIKKPSKKPILLEPKKLSHKDVLKINMLYNYLTRANRQGNVPGCSKLFKLGKAVDESQTLKIQARPKPGKYLEGKGEKENDGSKDASGSEKDSDGDDAKKSSGGGGDDDGSGDEGGGSKDDDDDEKSSGRDDKDKSSVANDGSGDDEDEALNGPNSVNDPLNDMTDYDTSKMK
- the LOC142986724 gene encoding zinc metalloproteinase nas-14-like — encoded protein: MFSKHTCQIYIRNKNQIFAQSKRSWNLKYPSIMFRNTETNSNIFNNDDKMDVIMENEPGFQFTSKEMRKLKLWNKGVIPYYIDTVSFSDKILRDKIRSFLNNVNAITPLSFVELPTPPKNWNISRWVFFVNRVGQLGCGDHSNKNFTTKGVQRVVLGYDCVSNGGEMAEAVLAIAGVTPQHNAPNRDKFIRILEDNILPDKKYLFEKVKDN